The Desulfovibrio psychrotolerans genomic interval GGGGCAGACTTGCGGCTCTTCCTTGATCATGGTGAACAGGGAAACCTGATTGGAATCTTTTTCGCGGGCCTTTTTCTGGGCGCGGGCGACGACGTTGTCCAGCGAGGCGAACATGCCCTGCCGCGAGCAGCCGAGGCAGTCTACCGCACCGCCCTTGATGAGGCTTTCCAGCACGCGCTTGGTAACCTTGCGGGTGTTTACGCGGCAGCACAGGTCGAGCAGCGAGGCAAAGGGACCGTCTGCCTCGCGCGATTCCACTATTTCGCGGATGGCTTCATCGCCCACGTTCTTTATGCCGCCGAGTCCGTAAATCACCTTGCCGTCGTGCACGGTGAAGCGGCGCAGCGAGGCCTGCACGTTTGCCTGCAACACCTCTATGCCCATGTCGCGGCAGGCGGCGACATATTTGAGGATTTTTGCCTGATTGCCCATTTCCGAGGTCATGAGTGCGGCCATGAACTCCGCCGGGTGGTGCACCTTGAGGTAGGCTGTCCAGTAGGAGATGAGCGCGTAGGCGGCTGAGTGGGATTTGTTGAAGCCGTAAGCCGCGAACTGCTCCATCAAATCGAAGATTTCGTTGGCCTTTGTCTCGTCTATACCGTTTTGGGCCGCGCCCTGTACAAACTTGCCGCGTTCCTGCGCCATGGCCTCCGGGTTCTTTTTGCCCATGGCGCGGCGGAGCAGGTCTGCACCGCCAAGGGTGTAGCTGCCCACTATCTGGGCAATCTGCATGACCTGTTCCTGATAGACGATAACCCCGTAGGTGGGCTTGAGGCAGTCTTCCAGCGTGGGCAGCGGGTAGATGACCGGGACCTGCCCGTGCTTGCGCTTGATGAATTCGTCCACCATGCCGGAGTTGAGCGGACCGGGACGGTAGAGGGCCAGCATGGCGATGATGTCGTCGAAGCAGGTGGGCTTGAGCATGCGCAGATAGGTGCGCATGCCGGAGCTTTCTACCTGAAAGATGCCGTCGGTATCGCCGCGCTGGTAGAGTTCGTAGGTGGGCCAGTCGTCAAAGGGCAGGGTGTCCAGATTGGGCGGGGTCTTGCCTGTGAGGGCTATGTTGTCCAGCGCGTCCTGTATGACGGTCATGGTGCGCAGGCCGAGGAAGTCGAACTTGACCAGTCCCACCGCCTCAACCTTTTTCATGTCGTACTGGGTAACCATGCCGCCTTTTTTATCTTTGTAGAGGGGCAGGTAGTCGGTCATGGGGCGGTCTGACATGACCACGCCCGCAGCATGGGTGGAGGCGTGGCGGCATAGCCCCTCAAGGCGCATGGAAATATCCAGCAGTTTCCGTACCGTGGGGTCTGTGCGGTACAGTTCCGCCAACTCCGGCTCCGCATCCAGCGCCTTGCGGATGGTCATGTTCAGGTCTTCGGGGATGAGCTTGGAGATGCGGTCGCCTTCCTGAAACGACAGGCCCTGCGCCCGCGCCACGTCGCGCACCACGGCCTTGGCCTTCATTTTTCCGAAGGTGGTTATCTGGGCCACCTTGTCTTCGCCGTAGCGAAGCTGGGTGTAGCGGATGACCTCGCCGCGCCTGCGTTCGCAGAAGTCCACGTCTATATCGGGCATGGACACGCGTTCACTGTTCAGAAAACGTTCGAACAGCAGGTCGTAGGGTATGGGGTCCAGGTTGGTGATGCGCAGTGCCCACGCCACCAGCGAACCGGCGGCGGAACCACGCCCCGGACCCACGGGAATTCCGTTGTCCTTGGCCCAGTTGATGAAGTCCTGCACGATGAGGAAGTAGGCGGGAAAGCCCATCTGGTTAATGACGTTCAGCTCGTAGTGCAGCCGGTTCCAGTAGGCTTCTTCGTCCACGGGGTAGGGGATGGTCTCCAGACGCCTGCGCAGGCCTTCTTCCGAAAGACGGGTGAATTCATCCGCCATGGAAACGCCTTCCGGCAGGTCATACACCGGGAAATAGTTGTTGCCGAGATCCAGCGTAAGATCGATCTGCTCTGCTATGCGTACGGTGTTTTCAATGGCCTGAGGCACGTGGGCAAAGGCTTTTTCCATCTCTTCCGGCGACTTGTAATACAGCTCCGTGGTGTCGAAGCGCATGCGCTTTTCGTCCGTGACCTTGGCCCCGGTCTGGATGCAGAGGAGGGTGTCGTGGGCTTCCACGTCGCTGGCGTTCAGGTAGTGGCAGTCGTTGGTTGCCACCAGCGGCAGGCCGGTGCGTTCTGAAAGCTCTATGAGCTTTTTATTCAGTTCGTCCTGTTCCTTTATGCCGTTATCCTGCAATTCCAGATAGAAGCGGCCGGGAAAGATATCGGCATAGATGCCTGCCAGTTCCTCTGCCCGTTCCATGCCCTCGTTCAGAAGGGCACGGGGTATCTCGCCTGCAAGGCAGGCTGACAGGGCGATGAGCCCTTCGCTGTATTCGCGCAGCATGTCGCGGCTGACGCGCGGCTTGTAGTGGAAGCCCTCTGTGAACCCGCGTGTGACCAGACGGCACAGGTTGTGGTAGCCTGTGTCGTTCTGCGCCAGCAGGATGAGGTGGTAGCGCCTGCGGGCGTTTTCGCTGGTGCGGTCGGTGTGGTCGCCGTGGGCCACATACACCTCGCAGCCGATGATGGGTTTAAGGCCCATCTTCTGTGCCATGGTGTAGAAGTAGACCGCGCCGAACATGTTGCCGTGGTCGGTGATGGCAACGGCGGGCATGCCGAAGTCCTTGGCCTTGGCGCAGAGGTCTTCCAGACGGATGGCTCCGTCCAGCAGGCTGTATTCCGTATGGCAGTGAAGATGTACGAAGTCTGGCATGGTATGTTTCGCGGGCAGAGGTTGATAATCGAACCTGTGTACCAGAAGTGGCCCATGCCCACAACCTTGAGGGTGCAGCAAAGTGGTAACATGCTGAAAAACAGGAGTTTCTTTGCCTTTCGGATCCAGGAGGGGCGAGCTTGCGCCGGAGCGGCCCTTCACGTACAACGTGAGCCGGAACAACCAGACAGCGCAAGGAGGATGGCGTGTCCCGAATAGTATCTGTTTTTATCGCCGTGGCGGGGGTATTTCTGGCGGCAGGCGCAGCACTTGCCACGGAGCAGGCTCCCGTGGATCCGGGGCTGGAGAAGTTGGCCACATTTTTTCACACCAAGTGGGGTCAGTACTTTCTTATTTTTATCTTTTTTTCGTTTATCATCCTGTATCTGCGCACGCTGTTCGGACCGCGCGGTTTGTTCCGTGACAAACGCTGGGATGAACTGAACGAGGAGATGCGCCAGAAGGAAGCCCTGCTGCGTGAGGAGCACCTTGCACGCGAGATACAGCTGGGGCAGCAGGGTGTGGGCGCGTATGATTTTCCCCGCACGGGTGCGTCAAGCAGAGTGGGCGACGCGGCGGGGGACAAGAGCACTCCTGATGCAAAGAGTGCCGCAGGCGGGCCTGACCCGCAGAAAAAGGCAGCCGGAGTAACCGGCAACGGTGC includes:
- the dnaE gene encoding DNA polymerase III subunit alpha, whose amino-acid sequence is MPDFVHLHCHTEYSLLDGAIRLEDLCAKAKDFGMPAVAITDHGNMFGAVYFYTMAQKMGLKPIIGCEVYVAHGDHTDRTSENARRRYHLILLAQNDTGYHNLCRLVTRGFTEGFHYKPRVSRDMLREYSEGLIALSACLAGEIPRALLNEGMERAEELAGIYADIFPGRFYLELQDNGIKEQDELNKKLIELSERTGLPLVATNDCHYLNASDVEAHDTLLCIQTGAKVTDEKRMRFDTTELYYKSPEEMEKAFAHVPQAIENTVRIAEQIDLTLDLGNNYFPVYDLPEGVSMADEFTRLSEEGLRRRLETIPYPVDEEAYWNRLHYELNVINQMGFPAYFLIVQDFINWAKDNGIPVGPGRGSAAGSLVAWALRITNLDPIPYDLLFERFLNSERVSMPDIDVDFCERRRGEVIRYTQLRYGEDKVAQITTFGKMKAKAVVRDVARAQGLSFQEGDRISKLIPEDLNMTIRKALDAEPELAELYRTDPTVRKLLDISMRLEGLCRHASTHAAGVVMSDRPMTDYLPLYKDKKGGMVTQYDMKKVEAVGLVKFDFLGLRTMTVIQDALDNIALTGKTPPNLDTLPFDDWPTYELYQRGDTDGIFQVESSGMRTYLRMLKPTCFDDIIAMLALYRPGPLNSGMVDEFIKRKHGQVPVIYPLPTLEDCLKPTYGVIVYQEQVMQIAQIVGSYTLGGADLLRRAMGKKNPEAMAQERGKFVQGAAQNGIDETKANEIFDLMEQFAAYGFNKSHSAAYALISYWTAYLKVHHPAEFMAALMTSEMGNQAKILKYVAACRDMGIEVLQANVQASLRRFTVHDGKVIYGLGGIKNVGDEAIREIVESREADGPFASLLDLCCRVNTRKVTKRVLESLIKGGAVDCLGCSRQGMFASLDNVVARAQKKAREKDSNQVSLFTMIKEEPQVCPGIGFDCEEQTMEEWSDEMKLKFEKEALGFYLTSHPLQPYRREMLRLQLTPLEECADLSPGMEVKCAVLITALKEHITKKGSKMAFVEIEDLTASGELIIFPEAYTEGRELYHSDQPLLLTAKVAEQKSKDDNEQAEEDEDAIKEIKLLAEKVQPLAEACFSNGDPTTLDLPAVGLTRQSLATLRDILRRHQGPVPVQVCVHINGTHAFFSVDEQYAILPGPAFEKDFTNWKGAIHG